One part of the Bacteroidia bacterium genome encodes these proteins:
- a CDS encoding acetyl-CoA C-acyltransferase, translating into MNEVYIVSAVRTPIGSFGGMFANVDATKLGAAAIKGALEKAQVNASQVEEVFMGNVCSANLGQAPARQAALAAGIGYEVPCTTVNKVCSSGAKSIMLAAQSIKMGGADIMVAGGMENMSMVPYYVPKARFGYKYGDASLIDGLAKDGLMDPYDQHAMGIYADRTAEKYNISREEQDSFAISSYERSAEATESGKFAGEIVSVMVPQRKGDPLEIKEDEEYKKVRFEKIPSLRPAFTKDGTVTAANASTINDGASALVLVSEKKMKELGLKPLARIVSFADAAQEPAWFTTAPTLAAPKALKMAGMSLKDVDYFEVNEAFSVVTLAFNKVLDIDREKVNIHGGAVSLGHPLGASGARIVTTLNGVLQQNDASIGCAAICNGGGGASSIVLEKA; encoded by the coding sequence ATGAATGAAGTTTATATCGTCTCTGCGGTCAGAACTCCAATAGGAAGCTTTGGTGGAATGTTTGCCAATGTAGATGCTACCAAATTAGGAGCCGCAGCGATAAAAGGAGCTTTGGAAAAAGCTCAGGTTAATGCTTCCCAGGTGGAAGAAGTTTTTATGGGCAATGTTTGTTCTGCAAATTTAGGACAGGCACCTGCTAGGCAGGCTGCTTTGGCTGCCGGGATTGGCTATGAAGTACCTTGTACTACGGTCAATAAAGTATGTTCTTCCGGGGCAAAGTCTATTATGTTGGCCGCTCAAAGCATCAAGATGGGCGGAGCAGATATCATGGTAGCGGGAGGAATGGAAAATATGTCAATGGTTCCTTACTACGTTCCAAAAGCTCGCTTTGGGTACAAATATGGAGACGCCAGCCTGATTGATGGTTTAGCGAAAGATGGACTCATGGATCCCTATGATCAGCATGCCATGGGTATCTATGCAGATAGAACTGCTGAAAAATACAACATCAGTCGTGAAGAGCAGGATAGCTTTGCTATATCTTCTTATGAAAGATCAGCGGAAGCTACTGAAAGTGGTAAATTTGCAGGAGAGATTGTTTCCGTCATGGTTCCTCAAAGGAAAGGGGATCCGCTGGAGATCAAAGAAGATGAAGAATATAAAAAGGTTCGCTTTGAAAAGATTCCTTCTCTTCGTCCGGCATTCACAAAAGACGGGACTGTAACAGCAGCCAATGCTTCTACGATCAATGATGGCGCCAGTGCCCTCGTTCTCGTTAGCGAGAAGAAGATGAAAGAATTGGGATTAAAGCCTTTGGCAAGAATTGTATCCTTTGCTGATGCTGCACAAGAGCCTGCATGGTTTACTACAGCTCCTACCTTGGCCGCCCCAAAAGCCTTGAAAATGGCAGGCATGAGCCTGAAAGATGTAGATTACTTTGAAGTTAATGAAGCTTTTTCTGTTGTTACATTAGCCTTTAATAAAGTATTGGACATTGACAGAGAAAAAGTTAATATTCACGGAGGAGCTGTCTCTTTGGGACATCCCCTAGGTGCATCCGGCGCACGCATTGTCACAACCTTAAATGGGGTTTTACAACAAAACGATGCCAGCATAGGATGTGCAGCTATTTGTAATGGAGGAGGAGGAGCCTCTTCTATAGTACTTGAAAAAGCATAA
- a CDS encoding ketoacyl-ACP synthase III, whose translation MRNAVIRSSGAYVPSRVLPNSYFDESLGEDVSTWLCGNLQIKERRWCAEDESTIDLCIHAANQALDRAGLQAKDLDLIIVATDTPEYLTPSTASVLQYRLQAGHAGTFDLNAACAGFITGLDVAAKYIMTDKRYNHVMVVGAYAISKYLDQTNKKTVTLFADGAGAIILGSEEGGSAGYLGSELITLGQYYDGMGIYGGGTKHPITPESIQKGEDKLRINYRFPPELNPQVWTTMARNLGKRFDFSPMEVKQYILTQININSIRQTLDNLKVPHDRAHTSMEYYAYTGSACIPITFNSAMEKGLIQKNDLVMMIGSGSGLSFGSVAFRF comes from the coding sequence ATGCGTAATGCGGTGATAAGATCGTCAGGAGCCTATGTCCCTTCACGGGTCCTTCCCAATAGCTATTTTGATGAAAGCCTTGGGGAAGATGTTAGCACCTGGCTTTGTGGTAATTTACAGATCAAGGAAAGAAGATGGTGTGCTGAAGATGAGTCCACCATAGACCTTTGTATTCATGCGGCTAATCAAGCTCTGGACAGAGCGGGTTTGCAAGCCAAAGATTTGGACCTCATTATCGTCGCGACTGATACTCCTGAATACCTTACCCCTTCTACCGCATCTGTACTTCAATATCGTTTACAGGCAGGACATGCAGGTACCTTTGACCTGAATGCCGCATGCGCAGGTTTTATTACCGGACTAGATGTTGCGGCTAAGTATATCATGACTGATAAGCGATACAATCATGTCATGGTCGTCGGCGCCTATGCAATCTCCAAGTACCTGGATCAGACCAATAAGAAAACCGTCACCCTCTTTGCAGATGGGGCGGGTGCTATTATTTTGGGGTCAGAGGAGGGAGGCTCAGCTGGTTACCTTGGCAGTGAACTGATTACCCTGGGTCAATACTATGACGGCATGGGTATCTATGGAGGAGGGACCAAACATCCCATCACCCCAGAGAGCATTCAGAAAGGGGAAGACAAATTGAGGATTAATTATCGATTTCCTCCAGAGCTCAACCCTCAGGTATGGACAACCATGGCAAGAAATCTGGGAAAGAGATTTGACTTCAGCCCAATGGAAGTCAAACAATATATTCTCACCCAAATCAATATAAATAGCATCCGACAAACCCTTGACAATCTCAAGGTCCCACACGATCGCGCTCACACTTCAATGGAATATTATGCATATACAGGTTCTGCCTGTATACCAATTACCTTCAACTCGGCGATGGAGAAGGGATTAATTCAAAAAAATGATCTGGTTATGATGATAGGATCAGGGAGCGGACTAAGTTTTGGAAGCGTAGCTTTCCGTTTTTGA
- a CDS encoding inorganic pyrophosphatase, which produces MGQNSLTRIWELIGLRYKSHPWHGVQIGPEAPELVTSFIEVVPTDTVKYEVDKATGYLKVDRPQKFSNIVPALYGFIPQTYCGDEVATYCMEKSGRKNIVGDGDPLDICVLTERDITHGDILVPAIPIGGFRMIDGGEADDKIIAILKGDEVYEEWKDILDCPSSIVRRLEHYFLTYKQMPGADEKKCEITDVYGREEALEIINRSMKDYRLKFGNLENKLSVATLRMINFGQSWQEALSEEGEI; this is translated from the coding sequence ATGGGACAAAATTCATTAACGAGAATTTGGGAGTTGATTGGCTTGCGGTATAAATCTCATCCCTGGCATGGGGTTCAGATAGGTCCGGAAGCTCCGGAACTTGTTACCTCTTTTATAGAGGTTGTACCTACTGACACGGTAAAGTATGAAGTTGACAAAGCAACCGGATACCTGAAAGTTGACAGGCCTCAAAAATTCTCCAATATTGTTCCAGCGCTTTATGGATTTATTCCGCAGACTTATTGTGGAGATGAGGTAGCTACTTATTGTATGGAAAAAAGTGGAAGGAAAAATATCGTTGGAGATGGAGATCCTCTGGATATATGTGTATTGACAGAACGAGACATTACCCATGGCGACATCCTTGTCCCGGCCATTCCTATTGGTGGGTTTAGAATGATTGATGGCGGAGAAGCCGATGATAAGATCATTGCAATTCTGAAAGGAGATGAAGTTTATGAAGAATGGAAAGATATTCTTGATTGTCCGAGTTCAATTGTAAGAAGACTTGAGCATTATTTCCTCACATATAAGCAAATGCCCGGTGCAGATGAGAAGAAATGTGAGATTACAGATGTCTATGGCAGGGAGGAAGCTCTCGAAATTATCAACCGAAGCATGAAGGATTATCGATTGAAGTTTGGTAATCTGGAAAACAAACTTTCAGTCGCCACTCTCCGCATGATCAATTTTGGCCAGAGCTGGCAGGAAGCCCTTTCAGAAGAAGGGGAAATATAA
- a CDS encoding DUF1015 family protein, translating into MAIIKAFAGFRPKAEKAKNVASRPYDVLNSQEAREEVKGNPDSFLYVVKPEIDLPEDINPYDDKVYEKGRDNFTRLVDSGAFFQDGEDCLYIYRQEMNGKFQSGILAAAAVSDYLDGVIKKHELTRPVKEEDRKKHVRVSGMNAEPVFFAYPAVKELDELVAEIQKNEPEYDFVADDGFGHTLWVVNDPAQIQEIISLFEEKVPYTYVADGHHRTAAAALVGADLQAENSQHTGKEAYNYFMAVHFPDDQLTIIDYNRVVKDLNGLEKADFIEKIQEHFEVKEESAQYKPDQLHELSMYLGNNWYSLKAHEDTYDDSDPIGVLDVTILSKYILEPILGIKDLRRDKRIDFVGGIRGLGELERRVDNGEMKLAFALYPVSMQQLIDIADSGNIMPPKTTWFEPKLRSGLVVHKFL; encoded by the coding sequence ATGGCAATTATTAAAGCATTTGCTGGATTTCGCCCAAAAGCTGAAAAAGCCAAAAATGTGGCATCCAGGCCCTATGATGTTCTCAATTCTCAAGAAGCTAGAGAAGAGGTAAAAGGAAATCCGGATTCCTTTCTGTATGTGGTAAAACCGGAAATTGATTTACCAGAAGATATCAATCCTTACGACGACAAGGTGTATGAAAAAGGAAGGGATAATTTTACTCGTTTGGTAGATTCCGGGGCTTTCTTTCAGGATGGAGAGGACTGCCTCTATATTTACCGACAGGAAATGAACGGGAAGTTCCAGTCAGGCATACTGGCTGCCGCTGCTGTTTCAGATTACCTGGATGGAGTCATCAAAAAACATGAATTGACCCGCCCGGTAAAGGAAGAGGACAGGAAAAAGCATGTGCGGGTATCCGGAATGAATGCCGAACCCGTATTCTTTGCTTATCCTGCAGTGAAAGAACTGGATGAACTGGTGGCTGAGATTCAAAAAAATGAGCCGGAATACGATTTTGTTGCAGATGATGGATTCGGACATACTTTATGGGTGGTAAATGATCCGGCTCAAATTCAGGAAATCATTAGCTTGTTTGAGGAAAAGGTTCCCTATACTTATGTGGCGGACGGTCATCACCGAACTGCTGCTGCTGCTTTAGTTGGAGCTGATTTGCAAGCAGAAAATTCTCAGCATACAGGAAAAGAGGCCTATAACTATTTTATGGCGGTTCATTTTCCGGATGATCAGCTGACAATTATTGATTATAATCGAGTTGTTAAGGATTTAAATGGTCTTGAGAAAGCTGATTTTATTGAGAAAATCCAGGAACATTTTGAGGTAAAAGAAGAATCTGCGCAGTATAAGCCTGATCAACTCCATGAGCTCAGTATGTATCTGGGCAATAATTGGTATTCTTTGAAAGCCCATGAGGATACCTATGATGATAGTGATCCTATTGGAGTGCTGGATGTAACTATTTTATCCAAATATATCCTGGAACCAATTCTCGGAATCAAAGATCTACGCAGAGATAAGAGAATTGACTTTGTAGGAGGAATTCGAGGCTTGGGAGAATTGGAAAGAAGAGTTGATAATGGCGAAATGAAATTGGCATTTGCCTTATATCCGGTGTCTATGCAACAATTGATTGATATAGCAGATTCCGGAAATATAATGCCTCCCAAGACCACCTGGTTTGAGCCCAAACTCAGGAGTGGGCTGGTTGTTCATAAGTTTCTCTAG
- a CDS encoding 2OG-Fe(II) oxygenase, which translates to MSILTSVSPILKRDSLYREDLNSLFRGDILAIRIKQYISAEESSKLSRKIIKAAGFDHYSIAKELGIFRTGMSFFETTGNPRQRGKYHVQAISAAHEIRSICSPFLSPLDLFHLNLEEVWPKGAHIERIHGMKMQPGTIRMFRGDMENTLPPHQDILRREAPKSSRALSMKTQLAANIYLKTPHEGGELELWDVQLSDQEFEDFRNHTHDFIDRDKLPGKSVKIKPEEGELILFQSPKVHTVHPCNGDIRMAMSCFVGYYGENEALTYWI; encoded by the coding sequence ATGAGCATCTTAACTTCGGTATCACCGATTCTGAAGAGAGATTCTTTGTACCGTGAAGACCTTAATTCGCTTTTCAGGGGCGACATCCTGGCAATAAGAATTAAGCAATACATATCGGCAGAAGAATCTTCCAAACTCTCACGAAAGATCATAAAAGCAGCAGGCTTTGATCATTATTCTATCGCCAAGGAACTGGGAATATTCCGAACCGGCATGAGTTTTTTCGAAACCACCGGCAATCCCAGACAAAGAGGCAAGTATCATGTACAGGCAATTTCTGCCGCACATGAGATTCGTAGCATTTGCAGTCCTTTTCTTTCTCCGCTAGATCTTTTTCACCTGAATCTTGAAGAAGTCTGGCCAAAGGGAGCCCATATAGAAAGAATTCATGGAATGAAAATGCAACCCGGAACCATCCGTATGTTCCGGGGAGATATGGAGAACACCCTTCCTCCACATCAGGATATTTTGAGACGGGAAGCCCCAAAAAGTAGCCGGGCCTTAAGTATGAAGACCCAATTGGCTGCTAACATTTACCTGAAAACTCCTCATGAAGGAGGTGAGTTAGAATTATGGGACGTACAACTCAGTGATCAGGAATTTGAAGACTTCCGAAATCATACCCATGATTTTATTGATCGGGATAAATTGCCCGGAAAAAGTGTCAAAATAAAACCCGAAGAAGGGGAACTGATCCTGTTTCAATCTCCAAAAGTACATACCGTACATCCCTGTAATGGGGACATACGTATGGCTATGTCATGCTTTGTCGGATACTATGGAGAGAATGAAGCCCTGACCTATTGGATTTAA
- a CDS encoding glycoside hydrolase family 57 protein: MAKICFYFQLHQPLRIRPFSVFEIGTHTPYFDQAENRRILEAVSRNSYQPFLRILEDLANDEETGFKAAFSLSGMIIEQLEAWQADVIERFKNLAKSGAAEFLAETYYHSLAFEFSREEFQRQINMHAEKILDLFGQEPQVFRNTELLFHNPMAYFLKQAGYKGQIVEGAAQLMQGKSSNQLYHAMHLPDYPLITRNFSLSDDLGFRFSDKDWELFPLTVTDFADLIDQQDGKHICIALDFESFGEHQSAETGIFDFFSALPKELKARGHEFVFPSELIQSETPQAPLDAYHPVSWADQEKDDSAWMGNPRQKEALRKVYELEGIVKESKDPALIQTWSYLQCSDHFYYMADKGGSDQEVHQHFNPFESEQKAYMHFMNLIADFQISLRKL; this comes from the coding sequence ATGGCGAAGATCTGTTTTTACTTTCAACTACATCAACCCTTAAGAATTAGGCCTTTCAGCGTTTTCGAAATAGGTACGCATACTCCTTATTTTGACCAGGCTGAAAACCGCAGGATTCTTGAAGCAGTAAGCCGAAATTCCTATCAACCGTTTCTAAGAATTCTGGAGGATCTGGCAAATGATGAGGAAACGGGATTTAAGGCTGCTTTTTCTCTCAGTGGGATGATTATTGAACAATTGGAGGCCTGGCAAGCAGATGTGATAGAGCGTTTCAAAAATTTGGCGAAATCAGGGGCTGCAGAGTTTTTGGCAGAAACCTATTATCACTCCCTGGCATTTGAATTCAGTCGAGAAGAATTTCAGCGCCAGATCAATATGCATGCGGAGAAAATTCTGGATCTATTTGGCCAAGAACCACAGGTTTTTCGTAATACAGAGCTTCTTTTTCACAATCCCATGGCTTACTTTCTCAAACAGGCTGGTTATAAAGGCCAAATTGTAGAGGGTGCAGCTCAGTTGATGCAAGGCAAAAGTTCTAACCAACTTTATCATGCGATGCATCTGCCTGATTATCCTTTGATCACGCGCAATTTCTCCCTTTCTGACGACCTGGGCTTTCGGTTCTCAGACAAAGACTGGGAGCTCTTTCCCTTGACCGTAACTGATTTTGCTGATTTGATTGATCAGCAGGATGGTAAACATATCTGTATAGCACTGGACTTTGAAAGTTTTGGAGAACATCAATCTGCAGAAACAGGAATTTTTGATTTCTTCTCAGCTTTGCCCAAAGAACTGAAAGCCCGAGGCCATGAGTTTGTTTTTCCTTCAGAACTCATCCAAAGTGAAACCCCTCAGGCTCCCCTTGATGCTTATCATCCGGTTTCCTGGGCTGACCAGGAGAAAGACGATTCAGCCTGGATGGGAAACCCTCGCCAGAAAGAAGCCCTGAGAAAAGTATACGAACTTGAAGGAATTGTGAAAGAAAGCAAGGACCCGGCACTCATTCAAACCTGGTCCTATCTTCAATGCTCCGATCATTTTTATTATATGGCAGATAAAGGAGGGAGTGATCAGGAAGTGCATCAGCATTTCAATCCCTTCGAGTCAGAGCAAAAAGCATATATGCACTTCATGAATCTGATTGCCGATTTTCAAATAAGTTTGAGAAAGTTATAA
- a CDS encoding glycoside hydrolase family 31 protein produces the protein MEVGRQGLRQAKRSPQLVKSWEQDNNKFYLHCPQTSLEIIVCSARVFRFRFSPEGFFEHDFSYALEVEEGYPTEECYFELVEVQDEYHILTDCITCKISKTLHISIFNKEGKLISEDERGFHWERHEKYGGNIVYSSKKIQEQESFFGLGDKPNVLNLRGLRFENWGSDTYGFEKTSDPLYKNIPFFMGLHNKLAYGIFFDNSFRTRFDFGHERGDVCSFWSKGGEMNYYFIYGPELTEVVESFAFITGKPELPPLWSLGYHQSKWSYYPEERLKEIAAQLREEKIPCDAIHVDIDYMDGFRCFTWDTKRFPDPERMTAELETDGFKTVVIIDPGIKIDKDYDIYKEAVENKYFCRRADGPLMRGEVWPGLCHFPDFTDPRVREWWSGLFEKFMEAGMHGIWNDMNEPALMDIGTFPNDTRHNYDGHFCSHRKAHNVYGMQMARATYHGIKKAMFPRRPFALSRSGYAGIQRYAAVWTGDNLATWEHLWMANIQVQRLSISGVSFAGSDIGGFIGDSNGELYTRWMQMAAFHPFCRAHSSKDYTDQEPWSFGQPYTAAIKKAIELRYQILPYLYTVFWRHAESGTPMIRPLVFLDQDDEQTYHRMEEFALGNNLLICPIARAGADGRYMYLPKGQWYNYWTDELLEGGKEVWVDSDLETFPFFVRAGTILPQYPVMQYVGEKQIESLDLHVYLSENSCTSELYEDAGDFYDYDQGNYRLRSFIQLTEKNRLYLQQLSQGRFNSEYSTYRIIVHGLTFTPAGFKIDGKQEMFEEVMEDIPEVFIFEVDKGFEELELLTLSGFAAD, from the coding sequence ATGGAAGTAGGACGCCAAGGACTTCGCCAAGCAAAACGATCTCCACAACTAGTTAAATCCTGGGAACAAGACAATAACAAGTTTTATCTACACTGCCCACAAACCAGTTTGGAGATAATTGTGTGTAGTGCCCGGGTATTCAGATTTCGATTCTCCCCAGAGGGATTCTTCGAACATGATTTTTCCTATGCATTAGAGGTAGAGGAAGGCTATCCTACGGAGGAATGTTACTTCGAATTGGTGGAAGTTCAGGACGAATATCATATCCTTACTGATTGTATTACCTGCAAAATTTCCAAAACCCTCCATATATCCATTTTCAATAAAGAAGGGAAACTCATATCCGAGGATGAAAGAGGCTTTCATTGGGAAAGACATGAAAAATACGGAGGAAACATCGTTTACTCCAGCAAAAAAATTCAGGAACAAGAATCCTTTTTTGGCTTGGGAGATAAACCCAATGTGCTCAATCTGAGAGGACTGAGATTTGAAAATTGGGGGTCGGACACTTATGGTTTTGAGAAAACCTCTGATCCTTTGTATAAGAATATTCCCTTCTTCATGGGTTTGCACAACAAACTCGCCTATGGGATATTTTTTGACAACAGTTTCCGGACACGTTTTGACTTCGGACATGAAAGGGGAGACGTCTGTAGCTTCTGGTCGAAAGGGGGAGAAATGAATTATTACTTCATTTATGGTCCGGAACTGACAGAAGTAGTGGAATCCTTTGCTTTCATAACAGGCAAACCTGAACTGCCTCCTTTATGGTCTCTGGGATATCATCAATCCAAATGGAGTTATTATCCGGAAGAAAGGCTAAAAGAAATTGCTGCCCAACTTCGAGAGGAAAAAATCCCTTGTGATGCGATCCATGTCGATATAGATTATATGGATGGTTTCCGCTGCTTTACCTGGGATACAAAAAGATTTCCTGATCCGGAGCGGATGACAGCGGAGTTGGAAACAGACGGTTTTAAAACGGTAGTCATCATTGATCCGGGGATAAAAATTGACAAAGACTACGATATCTATAAAGAGGCAGTTGAAAATAAATATTTCTGCCGCCGGGCAGATGGCCCTTTGATGCGAGGAGAAGTATGGCCAGGCCTTTGCCATTTCCCTGATTTTACGGACCCCAGAGTTAGAGAATGGTGGTCGGGACTCTTTGAGAAATTTATGGAAGCTGGGATGCATGGCATTTGGAATGACATGAATGAACCAGCCTTGATGGATATCGGTACCTTTCCCAATGATACGCGGCACAATTATGACGGACATTTCTGCAGTCATCGAAAGGCACACAATGTCTATGGAATGCAGATGGCACGTGCTACCTATCATGGAATTAAAAAAGCCATGTTTCCTCGCAGACCCTTTGCATTGAGTCGCTCCGGGTATGCAGGAATTCAGCGTTATGCGGCGGTTTGGACAGGGGATAATCTGGCTACCTGGGAGCATCTTTGGATGGCGAATATTCAGGTGCAAAGACTGAGTATCTCTGGCGTTTCTTTTGCGGGTTCTGATATTGGAGGATTCATTGGGGATTCTAATGGAGAACTTTACACGCGTTGGATGCAGATGGCTGCTTTTCATCCATTTTGCAGAGCTCATTCATCCAAAGACTATACAGATCAGGAACCCTGGTCTTTTGGCCAACCCTATACTGCTGCTATCAAAAAAGCCATAGAATTGAGGTATCAAATTCTTCCCTATCTCTATACTGTATTTTGGAGACATGCGGAAAGTGGAACACCTATGATTCGACCCTTGGTTTTTCTGGATCAGGATGATGAGCAAACCTACCACCGTATGGAGGAATTTGCTTTGGGAAATAACCTCCTGATTTGTCCTATCGCAAGAGCTGGAGCAGATGGAAGATATATGTACCTGCCTAAAGGACAATGGTATAATTACTGGACGGATGAATTGCTGGAAGGAGGCAAAGAAGTTTGGGTAGATTCCGATCTGGAAACATTCCCGTTTTTTGTTCGTGCAGGGACGATTTTGCCTCAATATCCTGTGATGCAATATGTAGGAGAGAAACAGATCGAATCTCTTGACCTGCATGTCTACCTAAGTGAAAACAGCTGCACCAGTGAATTGTATGAAGATGCAGGTGATTTTTATGATTATGATCAGGGAAATTATCGCTTGAGAAGCTTTATTCAACTGACCGAGAAAAATCGTTTATATCTACAACAGCTCAGTCAGGGGCGTTTCAATTCCGAATACTCAACTTATCGAATCATTGTTCATGGCTTGACCTTTACTCCAGCCGGCTTCAAAATTGATGGAAAACAGGAAATGTTTGAAGAAGTCATGGAAGATATTCCAGAAGTCTTTATTTTTGAAGTGGATAAAGGTTTTGAAGAATTAGAGCTGCTGACTTTATCAGGATTCGCAGCAGATTAG